One genomic window of Phoenix dactylifera cultivar Barhee BC4 unplaced genomic scaffold, palm_55x_up_171113_PBpolish2nd_filt_p 000097F, whole genome shotgun sequence includes the following:
- the LOC103704935 gene encoding probable E3 ubiquitin-protein ligase ATL44, with amino-acid sequence MPPAARILQTNSGHLPVAEPPDPVEVDSDVVVILAALLCALICVVGLALVARCAWLRRSSGNPSSPPPPPNKGLKKKALRSLPKLSYDGAVAVAGGRLADCPICLAEFVEGDEIRILPPCGHRFHVGCVDTWLVSHSSCPSCRRVLVVAAAPTTPSWCSRCGASSAAASAAAEGNANTFLP; translated from the coding sequence ATGCCTCCGGCGGCTAGAATTCTCCAGACGAACTCCGGCCACCTCCCGGTGGCGGAGCCGCCGGATCCCGTGGAGGTGGACTCGGACGTGGTGGTGATCCTGGCGGCCCTCCTCTGCGCGCTGATCTGCGTGGTGGGGCTGGCCCTGGTGGCACGCTGCGCCTGGCTGCGGCGGTCCTCCGGCAATCcgtcgtcgccgccgccgccgccgaatAAGGGGCTAAAGAAGAAAGCCCTCCGCTCCCTCCCGAAGCTCTCCTACGACGGCGCCGTCGCTGTTGCCGGCGGGAGGCTCGCCGACTGCCCGATCTGCCTCGCCGAGTTCGTAGAGGGCGACGAGATCCGCATCCTTCCGCCGTGCGGGCACCGCTTCCACGTCGGGTGCGTCGACACGTGGCTGGTCTCCCACTCGTCCTGCCCTTCCTGCCGCCGTGTCCTCGTCGTCGCCGCCGCCCCCACCACCCCGTCCTGGTGCAGCCGGTGCGGGGCGAGCTCCGCCGCCGCGTCGGCCGCGGCGGAGGGCAACGCCAACACGTTCCTCCCCTAA